The following are encoded in a window of Citrobacter freundii genomic DNA:
- the bioH gene encoding pimeloyl-ACP methyl ester esterase BioH, which translates to MNDIWWQTRGSGNCHLVLLHGWGLNAEVWHCISEELSSHFTLHLVDLPGFGRSQGFGAMPLEEMAECVLQQAPEKAIWLGWSLGGLVASQVALTHPERVQALVTVASSPCFSARDEWPGIKPEVLAGFQQQLSEDFQRTVERFLALQTMGTETARQDARALKKTVLALPMPDVAVLNGGLEILKTVDLREPLCALDMPFLRLYGYLDGLVPRKVVPMLDALWPQSESLIFAKAAHAPFISHPAEFCAALVALKQQI; encoded by the coding sequence ATGAATGACATCTGGTGGCAGACCCGGGGTTCGGGAAATTGCCATCTTGTGCTGCTGCACGGATGGGGACTGAATGCGGAAGTCTGGCATTGCATAAGTGAGGAATTAAGCTCGCATTTTACGCTGCACCTGGTTGATTTACCGGGATTTGGGCGCAGTCAGGGTTTTGGTGCGATGCCGCTGGAAGAAATGGCGGAGTGCGTTTTGCAACAGGCTCCGGAGAAAGCCATCTGGCTGGGCTGGAGTCTGGGCGGATTGGTGGCGAGTCAGGTGGCGTTGACCCATCCTGAGCGCGTGCAGGCGCTGGTTACCGTCGCCTCTTCGCCATGCTTTAGCGCACGCGATGAGTGGCCTGGTATTAAGCCCGAAGTGCTGGCGGGCTTCCAGCAGCAGCTTAGCGAAGACTTCCAGCGGACGGTGGAGCGTTTCCTGGCACTGCAAACGATGGGGACGGAGACGGCGCGTCAGGATGCGCGAGCGCTGAAGAAAACGGTGCTGGCGTTACCGATGCCGGATGTGGCGGTGCTGAATGGTGGGCTGGAGATCCTGAAAACGGTCGACCTGCGTGAGCCGCTCTGCGCCCTGGACATGCCGTTCCTGCGTTTGTACGGCTATCTCGATGGTCTGGTGCCGCGTAAAGTCGTGCCGATGCTGGATGCACTGTGGCCGCAGAGTGAGTCGTTGATATTCGCCAAAGCGGCACATGCGCCGTTTATTTCGCATCCTGCTGAGTTCTGTGCCGCGCTGGTGGCGTTGAAGCAGCAGATCTAG